A region of Desulfolithobacter dissulfuricans DNA encodes the following proteins:
- a CDS encoding transcriptional regulator, with the protein MTATKRQQLMDMLRQEELTSLDISAMLGIPEKEVHTQLGHIRRSLSRRGEKLVVTPFSCQSCGYLFKKRQRLDRPGRCPKCKSSHIRLATFRVG; encoded by the coding sequence ATGACCGCCACCAAACGGCAGCAGCTCATGGATATGCTGCGGCAGGAAGAGCTCACCAGCCTTGACATCTCCGCCATGCTGGGCATCCCTGAGAAGGAGGTCCATACCCAGCTTGGGCATATCCGCCGCAGCCTCTCCCGTCGGGGAGAAAAACTGGTGGTCACGCCGTTTTCCTGCCAGAGCTGTGGCTACCTGTTTAAGAAACGGCAGCGCCTGGACCGGCCAGGCCGCTGTCCGAAGTGCAAAAGCAGCCACATCCGCCTGGCAACCTTCCGGGTAGGGTAG
- a CDS encoding 30S ribosomal protein THX codes for MGKGDLRTKRGKIVRGTFGNSRPKKKNAKKNKK; via the coding sequence ATGGGAAAAGGTGATCTGAGAACCAAACGGGGAAAAATCGTCCGCGGGACCTTTGGCAACAGTCGTCCCAAGAAGAAAAACGCCAAGAAAAACAAGAAATAA